The Methylobacterium durans nucleotide sequence GGTGCCCGAGATAGAGCGGCTTCGTCGTCGGGACCCGGCTGTGCGCCTTGCGGAACTGCTCCGAGCGCGTCCAGGCCTCGAAATCGGCCCGCGAGCGCCAGATCGTGTGCGAGGCGTAGAGGACATGGTCCTCGTGCTCGGGCCCGCGCAGGAGCTGGAACTCGACGAAGCCCGCCATCTCGCCGAGGTGGCTGTCGCGCCCGAGCCAGACCTGCTCGAATTCCTGCGTCGCGTCCTTGACCACCTTGAAGCGGTTCATGGCGATGAACATGCGAAGGTCTCCTGTCGTCTGCGCGTCTCGTTGCCGGCGTCATGGGGCCGCGGGCTCCGGCCGCCGGGTGGCCGGACCCTATCCTCTGTCCGGGATCTCGCGAAGTCCGACGCATCGCCGCGACTGCGTGAATTCCGCA carries:
- a CDS encoding antibiotic biosynthesis monooxygenase family protein, with product MFIAMNRFKVVKDATQEFEQVWLGRDSHLGEMAGFVEFQLLRGPEHEDHVLYASHTIWRSRADFEAWTRSEQFRKAHSRVPTTKPLYLGHPQFEGFETIQTVARPGKADAA